Proteins encoded in a region of the Nonomuraea helvata genome:
- the trpB gene encoding tryptophan synthase subunit beta codes for MAGNGAHGDDPDVHGKFGIFGGRFVPEALIPALDEVAAVYEKAKNDAEFIREFDHLLRTYAGRPTTLTDVPRFSEQAGGARIILKREDLTHTGAHKINNVLGQALLTKRLGKKRVIAETGAGQHGVATATAAALLGLECVIYMGAVDCERQALNVARMKLLGAKVIPVTNGSQTLKDAINEAFRDWVTNVDTTHYLFGTVAGPHPFPEIVRDFARIIGVEARRQMLELTGGLPDAVCAAVGGGSNAIGIFHAFIGDEGVQLHGYEAAGRGLETGEHALTLTSGSVGVLHGSRTYVLQDDEGQTIESHSISAGLDYPGVGPEHAWLKDSGRATYHGVTDDEAMAAFSLLARTEGIIPAIESSHALAGALELGRELGPEATILVNLSGRGDKDMGTAMKYFNL; via the coding sequence CTGGCGGGCAACGGCGCGCACGGCGACGACCCCGACGTGCACGGCAAGTTCGGCATCTTCGGCGGCCGGTTCGTGCCCGAGGCGCTCATCCCGGCGCTCGACGAGGTGGCCGCGGTCTACGAGAAGGCCAAGAACGACGCGGAGTTCATCCGCGAGTTCGATCACCTGCTGCGCACGTACGCCGGGCGGCCGACCACGCTGACCGACGTGCCGCGCTTCAGCGAGCAGGCCGGCGGCGCGCGGATCATCCTCAAGCGCGAGGACCTCACCCACACCGGCGCCCACAAGATCAACAACGTGCTGGGCCAGGCCCTGCTGACCAAGCGGCTGGGCAAGAAGCGCGTGATCGCCGAGACCGGCGCGGGCCAGCACGGCGTGGCCACCGCCACCGCGGCCGCCCTGCTCGGCCTGGAGTGCGTGATCTACATGGGCGCGGTCGACTGCGAGCGCCAGGCGCTCAACGTCGCCAGGATGAAGCTGCTCGGCGCCAAGGTGATCCCGGTGACCAACGGCTCCCAGACGCTGAAGGACGCCATCAACGAGGCGTTCCGCGACTGGGTGACCAACGTCGACACCACCCACTACCTGTTCGGCACCGTCGCGGGGCCCCACCCGTTCCCCGAGATCGTGCGCGACTTCGCCCGCATCATCGGCGTCGAGGCCCGCCGCCAGATGCTGGAGCTGACCGGCGGCCTGCCCGACGCGGTGTGCGCGGCGGTCGGCGGCGGCAGCAACGCCATCGGCATCTTCCACGCCTTCATCGGCGACGAGGGCGTCCAGCTGCACGGCTACGAGGCCGCCGGGCGCGGCCTGGAGACGGGCGAGCACGCGCTGACGCTCACCTCGGGCTCGGTCGGCGTGCTGCACGGCTCGCGCACCTACGTGCTGCAGGACGACGAGGGCCAGACCATCGAGTCCCACTCGATCTCGGCCGGCCTCGACTACCCGGGCGTCGGCCCCGAGCACGCCTGGCTGAAGGACTCCGGCCGTGCCACCTACCACGGCGTCACCGACGACGAGGCGATGGCCGCGTTCTCGCTGCTGGCCAGGACCGAGGGCATCATCCCGGCCATCGAGTCCTCCCACGCCCTGGCGGGCGCCCTCGAGCTCGGCCGCGAGCTCGGTCCGGAGGCGACCATCCTGGTCAACCTCTCGGGGCGCGGCGACAAGGACATGGGCACGGCCATGAAGTACTTCAACCTCTAG
- the trpC gene encoding indole-3-glycerol phosphate synthase TrpC — MSEPTEGPSVLDDILDGVRADLAARQQAVSLDELKRQAERAPAPRDAMAALGGDRISVIAEVKRSSPSKGALAAIADPAALAADYEEGGAHVISVLTERRKFGGSLDDLAAVRARVDIPILRKDFILTSYQLWEARAHGADLALLMVVCLEQEALVSLIERAESIGLTPLVEVHTEEELERAVAAGARVIGINARNLKTLEVDRDVFTKLAPKIPDNVIKIAESGVRGPHDLLAYARAGADAVLVGESLVTGKDPRKAVEALVTAGAHPSTRPDHSAEG; from the coding sequence GTGAGTGAGCCGACGGAAGGGCCGAGTGTCCTCGACGACATCCTCGACGGGGTGCGCGCCGACCTGGCCGCCCGTCAGCAGGCCGTGTCCCTGGACGAGCTCAAGCGGCAGGCCGAGCGGGCCCCGGCCCCCAGGGACGCGATGGCCGCGCTCGGCGGTGACAGGATCTCGGTGATCGCCGAGGTGAAGCGGTCCAGCCCTTCCAAGGGCGCGCTCGCCGCGATCGCCGACCCCGCGGCGCTGGCGGCCGACTACGAAGAGGGTGGCGCTCACGTCATCAGCGTGCTGACCGAGCGGCGCAAGTTCGGCGGCAGCCTCGACGACCTGGCGGCGGTCCGCGCCCGGGTCGACATCCCGATCCTGCGTAAAGACTTCATCCTCACCTCCTACCAGCTCTGGGAGGCCAGGGCCCACGGCGCCGACCTGGCGCTGCTGATGGTCGTCTGCCTGGAGCAGGAGGCGCTCGTGTCACTGATCGAGCGGGCCGAGTCGATCGGGCTCACCCCGCTGGTCGAGGTGCACACCGAGGAGGAGCTCGAGCGGGCGGTCGCCGCCGGCGCCCGGGTCATCGGGATCAACGCCCGCAATCTGAAGACACTCGAGGTCGACCGTGACGTCTTCACGAAGCTGGCGCCGAAGATCCCCGACAACGTGATCAAGATCGCCGAGTCGGGCGTGCGCGGCCCGCACGACCTGCTCGCCTACGCCAGGGCCGGCGCCGACGCCGTCCTCGTGGGAGAGAGCCTGGTCACCGGCAAGGATCCGCGTAAGGCGGTGGAGGCGCTGGTGACCGCCGGCGCCCATCCGTCGACGCGCCCCGACCACTCAGCAGAGGGATAG
- a CDS encoding DUF2752 domain-containing protein: MSIATTERRGTARLKELLAPLGVAGATGAVFAFVGVVDPNQPGHYPTCPFLWITGLYCPGCGTLRTIHALAHLDPVTALGMNPLAVATIPFLLFWWGRWVVRAWQGRPRRTTLAHPAWLWAFIALIMVYWVVRNLPFGAFLAP; the protein is encoded by the coding sequence ATGAGCATCGCAACCACCGAGCGGCGCGGCACGGCCCGACTCAAAGAGCTGCTCGCGCCGCTCGGTGTTGCGGGCGCGACGGGCGCCGTCTTCGCGTTCGTCGGCGTGGTGGACCCCAACCAGCCCGGCCACTACCCCACCTGCCCGTTCCTCTGGATCACCGGCCTCTACTGCCCGGGCTGCGGCACGCTGCGCACCATTCACGCGCTGGCCCACCTCGACCCCGTCACCGCCCTCGGGATGAACCCTCTCGCGGTGGCCACGATCCCGTTCCTGCTGTTCTGGTGGGGGCGATGGGTCGTACGCGCCTGGCAGGGCCGGCCGAGACGCACCACGCTCGCCCATCCGGCGTGGCTGTGGGCCTTCATCGCCCTCATCATGGTCTACTGGGTCGTCCGAAACCTGCCTTTCGGGGCGTTCCTCGCTCCCTAG
- a CDS encoding CD225/dispanin family protein: MSYGNQGDGGYGGQPPGGGYGQQPPSGGGGYGGGYGQQPPSGGGGYGQQPPSGGGGYGQQPPSGGGYGQGGYGEQPPSGGGYGGGYGQQPPSGGGYGGGYGQPPAGGTPPENHLVWAIITTLFCCLPLGIVSIVKSSQVNSKWQMGDYQGAVQASEEAKTWWKRSLIAGIIWWVLVIIFYVVVFVILASSVPSTTY; encoded by the coding sequence ATGAGTTACGGCAACCAGGGCGACGGCGGTTACGGCGGCCAGCCGCCGGGCGGCGGCTACGGGCAGCAGCCCCCGAGCGGCGGTGGCGGTTACGGCGGCGGCTACGGCCAGCAGCCCCCCAGCGGTGGCGGCGGTTACGGGCAGCAGCCCCCGAGCGGCGGTGGCGGTTACGGTCAGCAGCCCCCGAGTGGCGGCGGCTACGGCCAGGGCGGCTACGGCGAGCAGCCCCCGAGCGGTGGCGGCTACGGCGGTGGGTACGGCCAGCAGCCCCCCAGCGGCGGCGGTTACGGCGGCGGCTACGGGCAGCCTCCCGCCGGGGGGACCCCGCCGGAGAACCACCTGGTCTGGGCCATCATCACCACCCTGTTCTGCTGCCTCCCGCTGGGCATCGTGTCGATCGTGAAGTCGTCGCAGGTCAACTCGAAGTGGCAGATGGGCGACTACCAGGGCGCCGTTCAGGCGTCCGAAGAGGCGAAGACCTGGTGGAAGCGGAGCCTGATCGCGGGCATCATCTGGTGGGTCCTGGTGATCATCTTCTACGTCGTGGTGTTCGTCATCCTGGCGTCCAGCGTCCCCAGCACGACCTACTGA
- a CDS encoding DUF4190 domain-containing protein, whose amino-acid sequence MSYGDQGGSGGYGAQPPGGGYGQQPPAGGGGYGQQPPSGGGGYGQQPPGYGQQPPSSGGYGQQPPSGGGYGQQPPSSGGYGQGGYGEQPPSYPQDLGYGQQPPSGGGYGQQPPSYGGYGQQGYGQYGPPPQQAKSTNGMAVASLVLGIVGLIFCGLTSIPGVILGHIALNRIKKTGEEGGGMAVGGLVTSYITVVLWVLGWIIFGGMLLSLIGLSAAATSSSYDY is encoded by the coding sequence ATGAGCTACGGGGATCAGGGCGGTAGCGGCGGCTACGGCGCGCAGCCACCCGGCGGCGGATACGGCCAGCAGCCTCCCGCCGGGGGCGGCGGCTATGGCCAGCAGCCGCCGAGCGGAGGCGGCGGGTATGGCCAGCAGCCTCCCGGCTACGGCCAGCAGCCGCCCAGCAGTGGCGGCTACGGCCAGCAGCCGCCCAGCGGCGGCGGTTACGGCCAGCAGCCGCCGAGCAGCGGGGGCTACGGCCAGGGCGGCTACGGGGAGCAGCCGCCCAGCTATCCGCAGGATCTCGGCTACGGCCAGCAGCCGCCCAGCGGCGGCGGTTACGGCCAGCAGCCCCCGAGCTACGGCGGCTACGGCCAGCAGGGCTACGGCCAGTACGGCCCGCCGCCCCAGCAGGCCAAGTCGACCAACGGCATGGCGGTGGCCTCGCTCGTCCTGGGCATCGTCGGCCTGATCTTCTGCGGCCTGACCAGCATCCCGGGCGTGATCCTCGGCCACATCGCGCTCAACCGGATCAAGAAGACCGGCGAGGAGGGCGGCGGCATGGCCGTCGGCGGCCTGGTCACCTCGTACATCACCGTCGTGCTCTGGGTGCTGGGCTGGATCATCTTCGGCGGGATGCTGCTGTCCCTCATCGGGCTCAGCGCGGCCGCCACGTCGTCCTCGTACGACTACTGA
- a CDS encoding TIGR02234 family membrane protein — protein MGHRELWGWVGATALGCVLVLFAASRAWVRVLGQGGAGAPIGADLSPVLTPVALAGLAGIVAVLATKGAGRRVVGALIALCGVGAAAGTWTALSGDTVDGWLRERNVLHGAAGIPWELTPLWPAVAAVGAALMVAGGIVAVVRGGMWAGMSARYDRTADKPQAQAQAQDDRALWDALDRGDDPTDSR, from the coding sequence ATGGGGCACAGAGAGCTGTGGGGCTGGGTCGGGGCGACCGCCCTGGGGTGCGTGCTCGTGCTGTTCGCCGCGAGCCGCGCCTGGGTGCGGGTCCTGGGGCAAGGAGGCGCGGGCGCGCCCATCGGCGCCGATCTCAGCCCCGTGCTGACGCCCGTGGCACTGGCCGGGCTGGCCGGCATCGTGGCGGTGCTGGCGACCAAGGGCGCGGGGCGGCGCGTCGTCGGCGCGCTGATCGCCCTGTGCGGGGTGGGCGCGGCGGCCGGGACATGGACGGCGCTGAGCGGCGACACCGTGGACGGCTGGCTGCGCGAACGCAACGTGCTGCACGGCGCCGCCGGGATCCCCTGGGAGCTCACGCCGCTCTGGCCGGCCGTCGCCGCCGTCGGCGCGGCGCTGATGGTCGCCGGTGGGATCGTCGCCGTCGTACGCGGCGGCATGTGGGCGGGGATGTCGGCACGCTACGACAGGACCGCGGACAAGCCCCAGGCCCAGGCCCAGGCCCAGGACGACAGGGCGCTCTGGGACGCGCTCGACCGCGGCGACGACCCCACGGACTCCCGCTGA
- the hisI gene encoding phosphoribosyl-AMP cyclohydrolase: MSLDPKVAARLKRNPDGLVAAIVQQYDTGEVLMLAWMNDEALHRTLTTGRATYWSRSRAEFWVKGDTSGNVQHVKSVALDCDGDAVLLKVDQVGAACHTGDRTCFDADQLEIALG, translated from the coding sequence ATGTCCCTCGATCCCAAGGTGGCCGCGCGGTTGAAGCGCAACCCCGACGGCCTCGTCGCCGCGATCGTCCAGCAGTACGACACCGGCGAGGTGCTCATGCTGGCCTGGATGAACGACGAGGCGCTGCATCGGACGCTGACCACCGGCAGGGCCACCTACTGGTCCCGCAGCCGCGCCGAGTTCTGGGTGAAGGGCGACACCTCCGGCAACGTCCAGCACGTCAAGTCCGTGGCGCTCGACTGCGACGGCGACGCCGTCCTCCTCAAGGTCGACCAGGTCGGCGCCGCGTGCCACACCGGGGACCGCACGTGCTTCGACGCAGACCAGCTCGAGATCGCGCTCGGTTAG
- a CDS encoding STAS domain-containing protein yields MRSTGVDFLRMTRRQHGDLVVVSLTGEVDVDNVSQVGQCLDEAASAPRPRLVVDLTGLTFIDTTGLGVLVRLLATLRERNGTMALVAPDGQVLRRLRRTNLAALFPIYDTLAQALA; encoded by the coding sequence ATGAGGAGCACGGGCGTGGATTTCCTGCGGATGACGCGACGTCAACACGGCGACCTCGTGGTGGTCAGCCTGACGGGCGAGGTGGACGTGGACAACGTGTCGCAGGTCGGGCAGTGCCTCGACGAGGCGGCCTCGGCGCCCAGGCCGCGGCTCGTGGTCGACCTGACGGGGCTGACCTTCATCGACACGACGGGCCTCGGGGTGCTGGTGCGCCTGCTGGCCACGCTGCGCGAGCGCAACGGCACGATGGCCCTGGTGGCGCCGGACGGCCAGGTGCTGCGACGGCTCCGGCGTACGAATCTGGCGGCGCTGTTCCCCATCTACGACACCCTCGCCCAGGCCCTGGCCTGA
- a CDS encoding MEDS domain-containing protein, protein MTAPRGVASGRDACREDSIVVQGSVLDPDLGDHVCLPFEDRRERMAAARAFTVNGLRRRTKVMIITHGESPERTRGWLGPLVPGFADAESAGQVEILACADTHFTDGRLDPDRVLRKLTDAKDRARKHGQHGVYALVDASWGAGDAGGQAAFEAAANELFGERWLAAVCQYDRNLFARESIERAMSVHPVAPEQALLRFANEPCGLRVWGEVDLTNRQAFASLLGRLEKEPAEVVIDACGLAFIDAGSAQLLTLTAMARPRGSTVVVCGDSMARVLRLIRADEFITVRRVGDA, encoded by the coding sequence GTGACGGCTCCGCGAGGAGTGGCTTCGGGGCGCGACGCGTGCAGGGAGGACAGCATCGTGGTGCAGGGCTCCGTCCTCGATCCCGACCTGGGGGATCACGTGTGCCTGCCGTTCGAGGACCGGCGGGAGCGGATGGCGGCCGCGAGGGCGTTCACGGTGAACGGCTTGCGCCGCCGTACCAAAGTGATGATCATCACCCATGGCGAGAGCCCCGAGCGGACGCGCGGGTGGCTGGGGCCGCTCGTGCCGGGGTTCGCCGACGCCGAGTCGGCCGGGCAGGTCGAGATCCTGGCCTGCGCCGACACCCACTTCACCGACGGCCGCCTCGACCCGGACCGGGTGCTCAGGAAGTTGACCGACGCCAAGGACCGGGCGCGCAAGCACGGTCAGCACGGCGTGTACGCCCTGGTCGACGCGTCGTGGGGAGCAGGCGACGCCGGCGGGCAGGCGGCGTTCGAGGCGGCGGCCAACGAGCTGTTCGGCGAGCGGTGGCTGGCGGCCGTCTGCCAGTACGACCGCAACCTGTTCGCCCGTGAGTCCATCGAGCGGGCCATGTCCGTGCACCCGGTCGCGCCCGAGCAGGCGCTGCTGCGCTTCGCCAACGAGCCGTGCGGGCTACGGGTCTGGGGCGAGGTCGACCTGACCAACAGGCAGGCGTTCGCGTCGTTGCTGGGGCGGCTGGAGAAGGAGCCCGCCGAGGTCGTGATCGACGCCTGCGGTCTCGCCTTCATCGACGCCGGCTCGGCGCAGCTGCTGACCCTGACGGCCATGGCGCGGCCCCGGGGGTCCACCGTGGTCGTCTGCGGCGACTCCATGGCCAGGGTGCTCCGGCTGATCAGGGCGGATGAGTTCATCACCGTTCGCCGGGTGGGCGATGCGTAG
- a CDS encoding ATP-binding protein — MRRQVLCASFARGRITLLRKAVAEHAAYEGLSGRRLEDFVLAVNEIATNAVVHGGGYGRLRLWSHGGRLWCEVTDEGPGLPAGWMGDMRPPAGFEFRGRGLWLTRMLCEHITIVSGPGGTTVTFAAVDP; from the coding sequence ATGCGTAGACAGGTGCTGTGCGCGAGCTTCGCGCGCGGGCGCATCACGCTCCTTCGCAAGGCGGTCGCCGAGCACGCCGCCTACGAGGGGCTGAGCGGACGGCGCCTGGAGGACTTCGTGCTCGCGGTCAACGAGATCGCCACCAACGCCGTGGTCCACGGCGGAGGGTACGGGCGGCTGCGGCTGTGGTCGCACGGCGGGCGGCTGTGGTGCGAGGTGACCGACGAGGGGCCCGGGCTGCCCGCGGGGTGGATGGGTGACATGCGGCCGCCCGCGGGGTTCGAGTTCCGCGGGCGGGGGTTGTGGTTGACGCGCATGCTGTGCGAGCACATCACGATCGTGTCCGGGCCCGGGGGCACGACCGTGACGTTCGCCGCCGTGGACCCCTGA
- a CDS encoding ABC transporter ATP-binding protein, translated as MTAQSIQGNSERSALATIRRGLSYTPEFRKGLAGTLALAVVATTGKIIVPIAVQQTIDTGLKSGTPDIPYITGAVLVCAVAVLLTALAAYIMNVRLYKATESSLATLRVRGFRHVHDLSVLTQNTERRGSLVSRVTNDIDQISNFMQWGGLMIIVAFGQLFVATVLMFVYSWQLTLLVWACFVPLMIALPRFQRLLSRAYTVVRERTGDMLAAVSESVVGAAVIRAYASERRTAERIDSAVNANRSAQVRAQTIVGFVFPLTEIVAAIAIAGIVLLGVRLGLSGDISQGQLVAFLFLVTLFVSPLQTATEVLNEAQNAVAGWRRILGVLDTPPDVADPGDKGVELPRGPISVAFENVHFSYPGGAPVLREVTLAIPPRSRVAVVGETGSGKTTFAKLLTRLMDPASGRVTVDGSDLRDVRFSSLRERIVMVPQDGFLFDGTLEENIRYGKPSATTEEIELAMTELGLADWLEGLPAGLDTPVGQRGESLSAGERQLVALARAYLADPDLLLLDEATSAVDPATEVRLARALEGVTRGRTAISIAHRLSTAENADEVLVFDAGRLVQRGPHAELVNEPGVYADLHASWVSAAHS; from the coding sequence ATGACGGCGCAGAGCATTCAGGGCAATTCCGAACGTTCCGCGCTGGCCACGATCCGCCGGGGACTCTCTTACACCCCAGAGTTCCGCAAAGGACTGGCGGGGACGCTGGCGCTGGCCGTCGTCGCGACCACCGGAAAGATCATCGTGCCGATCGCGGTTCAGCAGACGATCGACACGGGCCTCAAGAGCGGCACTCCGGACATTCCCTACATCACCGGGGCCGTCCTGGTGTGCGCGGTGGCCGTGCTGCTCACGGCGCTCGCCGCGTACATCATGAACGTCCGCCTCTACAAGGCGACGGAGTCGTCCCTCGCGACGTTGCGCGTGCGCGGCTTCCGCCACGTGCACGACCTGTCGGTGCTCACCCAGAACACCGAGCGGCGCGGCTCCCTGGTCTCGCGCGTCACCAACGACATCGACCAGATCAGCAACTTCATGCAGTGGGGCGGGCTGATGATCATCGTGGCGTTCGGCCAGCTCTTCGTGGCCACCGTCCTGATGTTCGTCTACTCCTGGCAGCTCACGCTGCTCGTCTGGGCCTGCTTCGTGCCGCTCATGATCGCCCTGCCGCGCTTCCAGCGGCTGCTGTCACGGGCGTACACGGTCGTGCGCGAGCGCACCGGCGACATGCTGGCGGCCGTGAGCGAGTCCGTCGTCGGTGCCGCCGTCATCAGGGCGTACGCCTCCGAGCGCCGCACCGCCGAGCGCATCGACAGCGCCGTGAACGCCAACAGGAGCGCCCAGGTCAGGGCGCAGACCATCGTCGGGTTCGTCTTCCCGCTGACCGAGATCGTGGCCGCCATCGCCATCGCCGGGATCGTGCTGCTCGGCGTGCGGCTCGGCCTGTCGGGGGACATCTCCCAAGGGCAGCTGGTGGCGTTCCTGTTCCTGGTCACCCTCTTCGTCTCACCGCTGCAGACCGCCACCGAGGTGCTGAACGAGGCGCAGAACGCGGTCGCCGGCTGGCGCCGCATCCTCGGCGTCCTCGACACCCCGCCCGACGTGGCCGACCCCGGCGACAAGGGCGTGGAGCTGCCCCGCGGCCCCATCTCGGTCGCCTTCGAGAACGTGCACTTCTCCTATCCCGGCGGCGCCCCCGTGCTGCGCGAGGTCACGCTGGCGATCCCGCCGCGCTCCCGGGTGGCCGTGGTGGGGGAGACGGGGTCGGGCAAGACCACGTTCGCCAAGCTCCTGACCCGCCTCATGGACCCGGCCTCGGGACGGGTCACGGTGGACGGCAGCGACCTGCGCGACGTCCGCTTCTCCTCCCTGCGCGAGCGGATCGTCATGGTGCCGCAGGACGGCTTCCTGTTCGACGGGACGCTGGAGGAGAACATCCGCTACGGCAAGCCGTCGGCCACCACCGAGGAGATCGAGCTCGCGATGACCGAGCTGGGCCTGGCCGACTGGCTGGAGGGCCTGCCCGCGGGCCTGGACACGCCCGTGGGCCAGCGCGGCGAGTCGCTGTCGGCCGGCGAGCGGCAGCTCGTCGCGCTGGCGCGCGCCTACCTCGCCGACCCCGACCTGCTCCTGCTGGACGAGGCCACCTCGGCGGTGGACCCGGCGACGGAGGTACGGCTCGCGCGGGCGCTGGAGGGCGTCACGCGGGGCCGTACGGCCATCTCGATCGCGCACCGCCTGTCGACCGCCGAGAACGCCGACGAGGTCCTGGTCTTCGACGCGGGCCGCCTGGTGCAGCGCGGGCCGCACGCCGAGCTGGTCAACGAGCCGGGAGTGTACGCCGACCTGCACGCCTCCTGGGTCTCCGCCGCCCACTCCTGA
- a CDS encoding ABC transporter ATP-binding protein — MRQGLRVLGVAIRTEKAVFALAVLASAVYGGMTVGSAWALGWATQHVVLPTFAQGDVASGTLWTGTLLIMGAALLKSFGVAGRRILAGVIQYRMQARSRRDVTKQYLRLPLSWHHQHPTGQLLSNASADAEAAWAPLAPLPMAVGVIVMLFTAAIAMVFTDLMLALVGFLIFPAIAVLNLIYQRKLSPLATRAQKLRAEVSEIAHESFDGALVVKTLGREELETDRFRRRAHELRDANIAVGRVRGLFDPMLEALPTIGVLAVLAVGAMRLSGGSIDSGDLVQVAYLFTLLAFPIRALGWVLAELPRSVVGWQRVQAVLDATGSMEYGQAATTSSAPAALEVSGVSYAYGEAEVLHDVSFDVPAGRTVALVGPTGSGKSTLVQLLVRLVDPDAGRVLLDGVDLRELAYGGIAESVALVPQQTFLFDDSVRGNIALGLEIGDEDVWAALRLAQADGFVARLADGLGTRVGERGASLSGGQRQRLALARAVVRRPRLLILDDATSSVDPQVEAKILYGLRDAAEASTVVVVAYRMATIALADEVIYLDHGRVVDRGTHEELLERCAGYRNLVTAYEREEAERAAIDVTAEGHIEGEIEGEEVSA; from the coding sequence ATGCGTCAAGGACTCCGTGTCCTTGGGGTGGCCATTCGCACGGAGAAGGCGGTGTTCGCGCTGGCGGTGCTGGCCAGCGCGGTCTACGGGGGCATGACCGTGGGCTCCGCGTGGGCGCTCGGCTGGGCGACGCAGCACGTGGTGCTGCCCACGTTCGCCCAGGGCGACGTCGCCTCGGGGACGCTGTGGACGGGAACGCTCCTCATCATGGGCGCGGCGTTGCTCAAGTCGTTCGGCGTGGCCGGGCGGCGTATCCTCGCCGGGGTCATCCAGTACCGCATGCAGGCCAGGTCGCGCAGGGACGTGACCAAGCAGTACCTGCGGCTACCGCTGTCCTGGCACCATCAGCACCCGACCGGCCAGCTGCTGTCGAACGCCAGCGCCGACGCCGAGGCCGCCTGGGCGCCGCTCGCGCCGCTGCCGATGGCCGTGGGCGTGATCGTCATGCTGTTCACCGCGGCGATCGCGATGGTGTTCACCGACCTCATGCTCGCGCTGGTAGGTTTCCTGATTTTTCCGGCTATCGCCGTACTGAACCTGATTTATCAGCGCAAGCTCAGCCCGCTCGCCACCCGCGCCCAGAAGCTGCGCGCCGAGGTCAGCGAGATCGCGCACGAGAGCTTCGACGGGGCGCTCGTCGTCAAGACGCTCGGCAGGGAGGAGCTGGAGACCGACCGGTTCCGGCGGCGCGCCCACGAGCTGCGCGACGCCAACATCGCGGTCGGGCGCGTGCGCGGGCTGTTCGACCCGATGCTGGAGGCGCTGCCCACGATCGGCGTGCTCGCGGTGCTCGCCGTCGGCGCGATGCGGCTGTCGGGCGGCTCGATCGACTCCGGTGACCTGGTGCAGGTGGCGTACCTGTTCACGCTGCTGGCCTTCCCGATCAGGGCGCTCGGCTGGGTGCTGGCCGAGCTGCCGCGCAGCGTGGTGGGCTGGCAGCGGGTGCAGGCCGTGCTGGACGCGACCGGCTCCATGGAGTACGGGCAGGCGGCCACGACCTCGTCCGCCCCGGCGGCGCTGGAGGTCTCCGGCGTCTCGTACGCCTACGGCGAGGCCGAGGTGCTGCACGACGTGAGCTTCGACGTGCCCGCAGGCCGTACCGTCGCCCTGGTCGGGCCCACCGGGTCGGGCAAGTCCACGCTCGTGCAGCTGCTGGTCAGGCTCGTGGACCCCGACGCGGGCCGGGTGCTGCTCGACGGCGTGGACCTGCGCGAGCTGGCCTACGGCGGCATCGCCGAGTCGGTGGCGCTGGTGCCGCAGCAGACGTTCCTGTTCGACGACAGTGTGCGCGGCAACATCGCGCTCGGGCTGGAGATCGGCGACGAGGACGTGTGGGCCGCCCTGCGGCTGGCCCAGGCCGACGGGTTCGTCGCCAGGCTCGCCGACGGGCTCGGCACCCGGGTCGGCGAGCGCGGCGCGTCGCTCTCCGGCGGCCAGCGCCAGCGGCTCGCGCTGGCGCGCGCCGTCGTGCGCCGGCCGCGCCTGCTCATCCTCGACGACGCCACCTCCAGCGTGGACCCGCAGGTCGAGGCCAAGATCCTGTACGGGCTGCGGGACGCCGCCGAGGCGTCGACCGTCGTGGTCGTCGCGTACCGGATGGCCACGATCGCCCTGGCCGACGAGGTCATCTATCTGGACCACGGCCGCGTCGTGGACCGCGGGACCCATGAGGAGCTGCTCGAGCGCTGTGCCGGCTACCGCAACCTGGTGACCGCGTACGAGCGCGAGGAGGCCGAGCGGGCCGCCATAGACGTGACAGCCGAAGGGCACATCGAAGGGGAAATCGAAGGGGAAGAGGTCAGCGCATGA
- a CDS encoding TIGR03085 family metal-binding protein, with translation MTHARDERTALCDLFDRLGPDAPTLCTGWSTYDLAAHLVLRERRPDAMGGIAIKPLAGYTASVQNGLKAKHPYPELVGMVRKPGGVYGLLPSLDEAVNSLEFFVHHEDVRRAQPEWEPRELSDDLERIIWKRVASGARLMLRKAPVGVVLHRLGGGVALGGPRGGAKVEVTGRAGELLMFCFGRQRHARVELTGDPEAADRLLDASLGV, from the coding sequence GTGACTCACGCTCGCGACGAACGCACCGCGCTGTGCGACCTGTTCGACCGCCTCGGCCCGGACGCGCCGACGCTCTGCACGGGCTGGAGCACGTACGATCTGGCCGCCCACCTGGTGCTGCGCGAACGCCGGCCCGACGCGATGGGCGGCATCGCGATCAAGCCCCTGGCCGGCTACACCGCCTCCGTGCAGAACGGGCTCAAGGCCAAGCATCCCTATCCCGAGCTGGTCGGCATGGTGCGCAAGCCGGGCGGCGTCTACGGACTGCTGCCCTCCCTCGACGAGGCCGTCAACAGCCTGGAGTTCTTCGTCCACCACGAGGACGTCCGGCGCGCCCAGCCGGAGTGGGAGCCACGCGAGCTTTCCGACGACCTCGAGCGGATCATCTGGAAGCGGGTCGCCTCGGGCGCCCGGCTGATGCTGCGCAAGGCGCCGGTGGGCGTGGTGCTGCACCGGCTCGGCGGCGGCGTGGCGCTCGGCGGCCCCCGTGGCGGCGCCAAGGTGGAGGTGACGGGGCGGGCCGGCGAGCTGCTGATGTTCTGCTTCGGACGGCAGCGGCACGCCAGGGTGGAGCTGACCGGCGACCCCGAGGCCGCCGACCGGCTCCTCGACGCCTCTCTGGGCGTATAG